A stretch of the Papaver somniferum cultivar HN1 chromosome 6, ASM357369v1, whole genome shotgun sequence genome encodes the following:
- the LOC113288843 gene encoding cytokinin riboside 5'-monophosphate phosphoribohydrolase LOG1-like yields the protein MSSDPVIVMENQIIQHQPLMRITMRSRFKRVCVFCGSSPGNKPTYQLAAIQLGNELVERNIDLVYGGGSIGLMGLVSQSVYDGGRHVLGVIPKTLMPREITGETVGEVRTVSGMHQRKAEMARHADAFIALPGGYGTLEELLEVITWAQLGIHDKPVGLLNVDGYYNSLLSFIDKAVDEGFISPAARHIIVSAPTAHELVSKLEEYEPKHCGVASKVSWEMEQQYSSSNCKSDIAR from the exons ATGAGCTCTGATCCTGTAATTGTTATGGAAAACCAAATAATACAACATCAACCGTTGATGAGGATCACAATGAGATCAAGATTTAAACGTGTATGTGTCTTCTGTGGGAGTAGTCCTGGCAACAAACCTACTTACCAACTTGCTGCAATTCAGCTTGGCAATGAATTG GTGGAGAGAAATATTGATCTTGTTTATGGAGGAGGAAGTATTGGTCTCATGGGTCTCGTCTCTCAATCTGTTTATGACGGAGGTCGTCATGTTCTGGG GGTAATTCCAAAAACGCTCATGCCTAGAGAG atAACTGGTGAAACAGTAGGAGAAGTGAGAACGGTTTCCGGTATGCACCAACGGAAAGCAGAAATGGCACGTCATGCCGACGCTTTCATTGCGTTGCCAGGTGGTTACGGAACGTTGGAAGAACTACTGGAGGTTATCACTTGGGCTCAGTTAGGAATTCACGATAAACCTGTAGGGTTGCTGAACGTGGATGGATACTACAATTCCTTACTAAGTTTTATAGATAAAGCCGTGGATGAAGGCTTCATATCCCCTGCTGCAAGGCATATCATTGTTTCAGCTCCTACTGCACACGAACTTGTGTCCAAGCTCGAG GAGTATGAGCCGAAGCATTGCGGCGTAGCTTCAAAAGTAAGCTGGGAAATGGAGCAGCAATATTCATCCAGTAACTGTAAATCAGACATTGCTCGGTAG
- the LOC113288842 gene encoding putative disease resistance protein At1g50180 gives MVEAIVSFAVQRLGDALIKEAVSLRGVHEQVEQLGNELRRMLCFLKDADSKEQQGDELVRNWVSEIRDVAYDSEDVIDKYVLKVASRERGCIMNFLIKSACIINTRKHQYKVSKEIQSILTKLQNISDSRVTYDIKCIRDEETPSVVESQKLQQLRRSYPHVEDEDVIGLEKHTSELIAELTKEEERRCVISIIGVGGLGKTTLAKTVYRQNIVKNHFQFCAWTFVSQRCSKRDILKEILKNASLLSQELKEIEDKNEEDLVQLLYKYLQDKRYLVVLDDIWSSEAWDILSPAFPNGVKGSKVLLTTRNKEVALRSDPWSLHLEPRLLTDEESWCLLCKKALPTTNMAETSISPGLQKIGREIVRMCGGLPLGVTVLGGFLATKKTDITEWEIVQRNMNTHMNRGPNGVMGILSLSYNDLPHHLKPCFLYLSCFPEDCEIPVRKLIQLWTAEGFIPQLNGDTMEDLAEQEYLTELIQRCMVQVSEKSLAGRVKTCRLHDLMRDLCLLRAREENFLDIRDQEVADSPTTHWRLRRLAVHKDQQRYISLEKSSYLRLRTLVYCPNQNSYLFHNVQLHHQNLKLLRVLDLRGVYDDTGSTTRQIGKLVHLRYLGLTNIRIGRISPGIGNLRYLQTLDLSGYFGTVPKTIQKMEQLRHLHLYSGQKHLQIGNLINLQTLKWVTAGRWMTKGGLIRMTNLRKLGICGLLGSELEEILDSIVHRSTDHNPLRSLYLHLDLPNPEFFPSMERLSQCHNLHKLSLSGFCKENYFKFPRNITKLTLAWTCFFQDPWADLQHLLNLKYLDMRSAYNGEELVCKAKGFPQLQHLHLKKLPHLKQFRVHKGGMPNLKHLKISNCSKLVMLPRGLKFVTTIQKLEINNMPLDFQARVSKKGADWYKVRHISSITLKVEPETIIF, from the coding sequence ATGGTTGAAGCCATTGTTTCATTTGCAGTACAGAGATTAGGTGATGCACTCATCAAAGAAGCAGTTTCCTTGCGTGGTGTTCATGAACAGGTCGAACAATTGGGTAATGAACTGAGAAGGATGCTTTGCTTCTTGAAAGATGCAGATTCAAAGGAACAACAAGGTGACGAGCTCGTTCGTAATTGGGTTTCAGAGATCAGAGATGTAGCTTATGATTCCGAAGACGTCATTGACAAATACGTCCTGAAAGTCGCATCAAGAGAAAGAGGATGCATTATGAATTTTCTCATCAAAAGTGCTTGTAtaatcaacacaagaaaacatcaATACAAAGTTAGCAAGGAGATTCAATCCATCCTTACTAAACTCCAAAACATCTCTGATAGTCGAGTAACCTATGATATAAAATGCATTCGTGATGAAGAAACTCCAAGTGTTGTGGAAAGTCAAAAGCTGCAACAATTGAGACGGTCTTATCCccatgttgaagatgaggatgtcATTGGGTTAGAGAAGCACACCAGTGAGTTAATAGCTGAACTGACAAAAGAGGAGGAACGCCGTTGTGTAATTTCTATCATTGGTGTGGGAGGTCTCGGCAAAACCACTCTGGCTAAGACTGTATATAGGCAAAATATTGTCAAGAACCATTTCCAGTTTTGTGCTTGGACTTTTGTATCTCAAAGATGCAGCAAGAGAGACATCTTAAAAGAGATTCTTAAAAACGCCTCTCTATTATCCCAAGAACTGAAGGAGATCGAAGATAAAAATGAGGAAGATCTTGTGCAGTTGTTATATAAGTATTTGCAAGATAAGCGATACCTGGTGGTTCTTGATGACATCTGGAGTTCGGAAGCTTGGGATATTCTAAGCCCAGCTTTTCCAAATGGAGTGAAGGGAAGTAAAGTACTGCTCACCACTCGCAACAAAGAAGTAGCTTTACGTTCAGATCCATGGAGTCTTCACCTTGAGCCTCGGTTATTAACTGATGAAGAGAGTTGGTGTTTACTGTGTAAGAAGGCATTACCTACAACCAATATGGCAGAGACAAGTATTTCTCCAGGTTTGCAGAAGATAGGAAGAGAAATTGTGAGAATGTGTGGTGGTCTACCCTTGGGTGTCACTGTTCTTGGAGGATTTTTAGCAACTAAGAAGACAGATATAACTGAATGGGAGATTGTGCAAAGAAACATGAATACTCACATGAATCGAGGTCCAAACGGAGTCATGGGTATATTATCTCTAAGTTACAATGATCTACCACACCACTTGAAACCTTGCTTTCTCTATTTAAGCTGTTTCCCAGAGGACTGCGAAATTCCAGTAAGGAAACTGATCCAGTTGTGGACTGCTGAAGGTTTCATACCACAGTTAAATGGAGACACAATGGAAGACCTGGCAGAACAAGAATACTTAACAGAATTGATTCAAAGGTGCATGGTCCAAGTTTCTGAAAAAAGCCTGGCAGGGAGAGTTAAAACATGCCGGTTACATGATCTTATGCGAGACCTATGTTTGCTAAGGGCAAGAGAGGAGAACTTTCTTGATATCCGTGACCAGGAGGTTGCGGACTCTCCTACTACTCACTGGAGATTAAGGAGACTAGCTGTGCATAAAGACCAACAAAGGTACATTTCTTTGGAAAAGTCTTCATATCTTCGCCTTCGGACACTTGTTTACTGTCCTAATCAGAATAGCTATCTTTTCCATAATGTGCAACTTCACCACCAAAATCTCAAGTTACTTAGAGTGCTAGATCTCAGAGGTGTTTATGATGACACCGGAAGCACAACCAGACAAATCGGGAAGTTAGTTCACTTAAGGTACTTAGGATTGACAAACATACGGATAGGAAGAATTTCACCAGGTATTGGCAATTTGCGTTACCTACAAACTCTAGACTTAAGTGGATATTTTGGAACTGTGCCCAAGACTATTCAGAAGATGGAACAGTTAAGACATTTGCATTTATATAGCGGTCAGAAGCACTTGCAAATAGGCAATTTAATAAACCTGCAGACTCTAAAATGGGTAACGGCTGGCAGATGGATGACTAAAGGAGGTTTGATTAGGATGACCAATCTTAGGAAACTGGGTATATGTGGGCTCTTAGGATCAGAACTAGAAGAAATCCTAGACTCCATTGTTCATAGGTCGACAGACCACAACCCTCTTAGATCCTTGTATCTGCATTTGGATCTTCCGAATCCGGAGTTCTTTCCGAGTATGGAACGACTTTCTCAGTGTCATAATCTTCACAAACTGAGTTTGAGTGGCTTCTGTAAGGAGAATTACTTCAAATTCCCACGAAACATCACCAAGTTGACCTTGGCTTGGACATGTTTCTTTCAAGACCCCTGGGCAGATTTGCAACATTTGCTAAACCTGAAGTACCTAGACATGAGAAGTGCTTATAATGGCGAGGAACTGGTATGCAAAGCAAAAGGGTTCCCTCAACTCCAACATTTACACCTTAAGAAACTGCCACACCTGAAACAGTTTAGAGTCCATAAAGGTGGGATGCCAAATCTAAAGCACTTAAAGATATCGAATTGTAGTAAATTGGTTATGCTTCCTAGAGGTCTGAAGTTTGTTACCACCATACAAAAATTGGAGATCAACAACATGCCTTTGGATTTTCAAGCTAGGGTTTCAAAAAAGGGAGCGGACTGGTACAAGGTTCGGCACATTTCATCCATTACATTAAAAGTAGAACCTGAAACTATTATCTTTTAA
- the LOC113288844 gene encoding endoglucanase 24-like: MGAGSKSKGWCCWIVVILIAALVVTAAVITIRKKAHKNKPSPVPGPPGSIQKKYSDALGVAMQFFDIQKSGKLENNKITWRGDSALKDGSDVKADLSKGMYDAGDHMKFGFPMAFTATVLSWAILEYGDQMDAVGQLEPAQGSLKWITDYLVNAHPSPNVLYVQVGDPNVDHKCWQRPEDMTGERPVAKVDEKSPGSDVAGETAAALAAASLVFKQGDATYSATLLKHARQLFTFADTHRGLYSESLPDVQTYYNSTGYGDELLWAATWLYHATTDKTYLDYVTAENGKNYARWGKPSWFSWDDKHAGTQVLLSRVNIFGSHGLSSSNNQGLQMYRKTAEAVMCGLIPDSPTATKSRTDSGLTWVSEWNALQQPVAAGFLAVLYSDYMLTSQIASFDCSGNSYTPEDLRNFALSQADYVLGKNPMRMSYLVGYGSKYPQFVHHRGASIPADADAGCEDGFQFLNSTKPNPNVATGALVGGPFLNETYIDSRNNSMQGEPSTYNSALIVGLLSGLVATSSVTSSLTS, encoded by the exons ATGGGGGCTGGGTCGAAATCAAAAGGATGGTGTTGTTGGATAGTAGTGATATTAATTGCAGCACTTGTTGTTACAGCAGCTGTGATTACAATTAGAAAGAAAGCTCATAAGAATAAACCATCACCAGTTCCAGGTCCACCAGGATCTATTCAGAAGAAATATTCAGATGCTCTTGGTGTTGCCATGCAATTCTTCGACATTCAGAAAT CTGGTAAATTGGAAAATAATAAGATAACTTGGAGAGGAGATTCCGCTCTAAAAGATGGAAGTGATGTGAAAGCGGATCTATCGAAAGGAATGTATGATGCAGGGGATCATATGAAATTTGGGTTTCCAATGGCTTTCACTGCTACAGTATTATCTTGGGCAATCCTTGAATATGGGGATCAGATGGATGCAGTGGGTCAGTTGGAACCTGCTCAAGGTTCACTCAAGTGGATTACGGATTATCTTGTCAATGCACATCCATCCCCAAATGTGCTTTATGTTCAG GTGGGCGATCCGAATGTTGACCACAAATGTTGGCAGAGACCGGAAGACATGACTGGAGAGAGGCCTGTAGCAAAGGTGGACGAAAAATCTCCAGGATCAGATGTTGCAGGAGAAACAGCAGCTGCTCTTGCAGCAGCTTCTTTGGTATTCAAACAAGGAGATGCCACATATTCTGCTACCCTCCTTAAGCATGCTCGCCAGTTATTTACTTTCGCTGATACTCACAGAGGTTTATACAGTGAGAGTCTACCCGATGTCCAGACATACTACAATTCTACTGGTTATGGAGATGAGCTCTTGTGGGCAGCCACATGGCTCTACCACGCAACAACTGACAAGACATACCTTGACTATGTGACGGcggaaaatggaaaaaattatgctAGGTGGGGAAAACCATCATGGTTTAGTTGGGATGACAAACATGCTGGAACTCAG GTCCTGTTATCAAGGGTAAACATCTTCGGCTCACATGGTTTATCAAGTTCTAATAACCAAGGGCTCCAGATGTACAGAAAAACTGCGGAGGCTGTTATGTGTGGTCTAATACCTGATTCTCCAACAGCCACAAAAAGCAGAACTGATA GTGGGCTGACATGGGTTAGTGAGTGGAATGCTCTTCAgcagcctgttgctgctgggtTTCTGGCTGTTCTTTACAGTGACTACATGCTTACGTCCCAGATAGCAAGCTTTGATTGCAGTGGAAATTCTTACACACCTGAAGACCTCCGCAACTTTGCCTTGTCACAG GCTGACTATGTATTGGGAAAGAATCCAATGAGGATGAGCTACCTTGTTGGTTACGGTAGTAAATACCCACAATTTGTACACCACAGAGGAGCTTCGATTCCAGCTGATGCAGATGCAGGTTGTGAAGATGGGTTCCAATTTCTGAACTCGACCAAACCTAATCCAAATGTGGCGACTGGAGCCCTGGTTGGTGGACCTTTTTTGAATGAAACATACATCGACTCCAGGAATAACTCCATGCAGGGAGAACCTAGCACTTATAACAGTGCCCTTATTGTTGGTCTCCTCTCTGGTTTGGTGGCAACCTCCTCAGTGACCTCATCTTTGACCTCATAA